GATGCCAGGCACGACAAAATAACTACCAGCTTGGTTTCACTAACACCAGCTGAATGGTACTTCATTTCAAAGCCCTCTTTAGCCAGAGGTTAAGTTTATAACTAAGTATAATTGGCTTATATTACAAATGAATATAAAGGCAACTGATATTTCAGCAAACTCATGGTTATAGACATAAAGCTAAAATGAGAAGAACAGAACACCCATATGCAAATAATAAGAGATACTACTGTTACAGGGCACTGCTTTCTCTTCACTCTGTGTATCGGAAGGCATCTTAAGATAGtgttgcaatgctggccaatgtAAGAAGAGCAACTACTCTCCTATCCTACTAAAACTCAGCTTGTCCGCTGCTACGGTTTCCCAACTTTTCCCCAAAGTCCTTCATACATTTCAATAAAGTCAGATACACTTAGAGAAGCCTTAAGCAATGAGGTGAGGAATCATCCAGACAAAAGAACACAACTGTAAAACTAcagttctctttctctctccacagATGCATTTCCATTACTGAaagtttttttccattgtttttgttgttttctttgagATGTCTTTTACTACCATTGCCCCTGCAGGAACAGCAGTGCCAAAAGACTGAATTCAGCTGCTAGGTCAAATTCCTTTTAGTCAGAGCCTTAAACAGAGAGATATACAAAAACCTCACAATTCAGACTACAAGAATTATGGGCACCACGGGATATGACACACTCCAGTTTTAACATGCTCGAGATCCAGAGGAAGTGCATGTATGAAACTAATGGAAATAGTCTTaagtgttttccttttaaaacactgagactcttacattttttccctctgttaaaGTATTTGACAGGTCAAAAAAAATTGTATCAAATCTACTCATGATGCAAATGGATAACCAAGTGAAGACCAATAAATGAAAGTGTTTCTAGCACCTCTCCTATACTTTATCCAAATGATTTATTTATAAGCAAGTTCTAGATCCAATATTATAGTTAAATTGAAAACCATAAAAGTTTAAGAAAAGGGGAATTTTTTTCAATTGACATTAAAGTACATCTCCTTTCTTACCTGTAAAACAACACAGCACTGAATAAAGTCATCAAAAGCAACCTGTCCTCTTCCTTGTCTGTCAAATTTCCGAATAAGGATATCGTAGAATTGATCAGACAGTCGGTAACCTTGGAAAGGAGAAATGCTTTAAAAGGTTTCAATTACCACAGTCCTTCTATAAAAAAAACCTAGGCTGTTTAGCAGGCAGgtgtaacaaaaccagaaaagagtaAGCAGTTACAAGAGACAATTTTTTTTGGCCAAATGTCTCTGTGTTAAGCTAAAATGCATGCAGTAAAAACCATGCTTAATAATAATTATAGACAGAGTCACAGTAAATATAATTACTGATTAAAGTGACTAGTTGGTTGAGGGAACGCTTCAGGGCTGCAACTCAAGTTTTTCTAAGTGCAGTCAAATGAAAGTTCCTTTTGCCATCAGAATGCTACTGTAGCGCAGACAGCTGGCTtagttttaaaaagcaggaagCTGTATCAGGTACCTCTGGAAGTTCAGACATTTACCTGGAGTATGGGTAATGCTCTCAGAGCAGCTAACAGGGGAGACAGAAAACATTCCACACGTGGACTGACACATCCAgttccattttttccattaaagGAAATAGTTTAAACAGTGCTTGTGgcatctttaaaggtcccttatACCTCAAAGGGTAACCACGTTTCACCTGCCTCATAGTCACATTTGTTGAAGCAGTACAGCCCTACCAAGAAGTTCATCTGATGGCATAACCCAATCATAAAAACTGTAATTACAAATGAATTACCAAAACCTGTTAGTGCTTGCTTTAGTTCATTTTTGTCAATCATTCCAGAATTGTCTCTGTCATACGTTCGAAAGACATTCTGCCAGTCTGAGATGTACTTCCAGACTCCAGTGAATTCATTGAAGTTCACACCACCTTTGTTTTCTCTGTCAAACATGcctgaaataagaaataagaaacaCATATAAAACCTTAATCACACTACTCTTCAGTAAGATCTGCTAGCATTTTGAAGGAAGTGAGAGCGCTTTGTGGAAGGTactgaagacagaaaagaaactgcaaagatACAAGTGATATTTTGGAAAGTTCTGTCAAAAAAGGCATGTTTCCATGGAAGGAGgataaaataaagcaagataaAACAGGACCAGCgtgaatcacagaatattttttttcctgggttttcaTTTCCACTCTGAAAGTGTTTAGGGCTTGACTGATCATCCAGTGACAAAAAGAGAGGGGGGTTGTTCTTTTCTAAGGACTCGGGAAAAGTCTACAACATCTGTTAACTGCCAAAAGTCTGGGATATTCATCTGCATGTGACTTACTGATACTGTCATACAAACAGCATGTTGCACAGCAATGGAATTCTGACTGCTGTTGAATACTTattaaaaacaaggcaaaacattTAGTTCTTGGACTTATGAACTGTATGATATGAGGGATTTTATGTGCTTGAATTTTTATCATTCTGTTCTACCACCATCATCTTCCACCCTACTGAATTCAAACATTGTAAAGCTTCTGTTTGGTCTTCCTGGAGCAGAACATAGGATTAAAATGCAAGACAGGAAAAACAGTTAACAAAGACAAGCTATATTATATCTTTTCAGAATATCTGAGCTGACAATTTCTCCACACATAAATTACATCTACTCTCTATTCAGTTGTAGCAGTAACATTTTCTCAGGCTACTTTGACAAgtgcatgtatgtgcatgcaAAGGACATTCCTGTATTAttcaaaagggaaaatatttgaGTTTAACTTACTACTGCTGGGCtgtctggagaaaaaaacaacagtgcaGCAATTAATAGCATTCTCAATTGTCTGAACAGATCACAAAACAGTATCTTAACTTTCACATCACACAACTACACTCACCAAGAATGGACCTGACTGTTGCTGGATTAAATGGAGTCCACGTgcctgaaacagagaaaattgCTCAGTTCCTCAATAttaagtaacatttaaaaaaaatgcaaccaaccaaccaaaaaaatcaggaaaatagCCTTAAACAGTGAATTCAGAGCTGGATGACATGGAGCCAGCATATTATAAGTCTGCTTTGAAGTAACTATGTTCTTGATAATTCAGAGATGACTTCAGACCAATGCTTTACAGATACTACACAGAAACCAAAATTTTCCAGGCtgcaccaaaaaaccccccaaaaaaacacaaacccaaaagctTGGAAGAACTAaaggattttcttcttcccaggaaGGCAAGAGGTATTGGCTAAAAGGCAAGATCAAAACTGAAGTCCCACTATTTCTACTGATGGGAGCAGAAGAGTTTTAAGTTATAACTTAAACAAGATTTTATATCTATTCCTCAGTAAAAACCCATCTGCTTATTTCCTGTTTTACAGGTGTGTTAATTCCAGGACATTTAGTTTCtgacagaagtgaaaagaaaaggtTCCTACCATGGCATAACCCATGTGAAATTTAGAGTTGAGTTTAGTATAAATCCCACCTCCACTGGTAAATCGATTAACAACTGGTATTTTCAGACCAAGAAATGTTGCTGCTTGGAAGGGTCTGAGCAGTAATCATCTGAAGAGGAGCTCTGCACTTCTCCGTATATTTTGACAGGGTAGTCACTTTGGACTAGTTTTCACTCTCTTGGAAGCATTCCAGAGTGCTAGGAAGCATCAAGCtttaaattaagagaaatactGTGCTTCACCATCAATTCTCTAGAGGCTGCAAAGGTACCAGGAGGACCGAGAGGCAGGTATTAATTCACTAAGGTTGAGTGAGGGACCACGAAGGAGCCAGCAAGACTAGGGGTACTGTAGAGGCATTTGCAACGACGCAGTCAGCTGACCACAAATACTGAATAGAAAGGCTGCGCTGGTATTAAGGAGGTTTTGTGAGGGCATGGCGGCTTTGCTGGATCAAACAGTGGTGGT
The DNA window shown above is from Strix aluco isolate bStrAlu1 chromosome 1, bStrAlu1.hap1, whole genome shotgun sequence and carries:
- the PDCD6 gene encoding programmed cell death protein 6 isoform X1, encoding MAAGYQYRPNGGGAALPDPAFLWNVFQRVDKDRSGIISDNELQQALSNGTWTPFNPATVRSILGMFDRENKGGVNFNEFTGVWKYISDWQNVFRTYDRDNSGMIDKNELKQALTGFGYRLSDQFYDILIRKFDRQGRGQVAFDDFIQCCVVLQRLTDVFRRYDTDQDGWIQVSYEQYLSMVFSIV
- the PDCD6 gene encoding programmed cell death protein 6 isoform X2, with amino-acid sequence MAAGYQYRPNGGGAALPDPAFLWNVFQRVDKDRSGIISDNELQQALSNGTWTPFNPATVRSILGMFDRENKGGVNFNEFTGVWKYISDWQNVFRTYDRDNSGMIDKNELKQALTGYRLSDQFYDILIRKFDRQGRGQVAFDDFIQCCVVLQRLTDVFRRYDTDQDGWIQVSYEQYLSMVFSIV